In Zalophus californianus isolate mZalCal1 chromosome 16, mZalCal1.pri.v2, whole genome shotgun sequence, the sequence TGGCCTGAGTGGGGCTGTCTCACCTGGCCATGGAGGGAAAGGGGCCCAGCCGACTCAGCTACCCCAGAACCCCTTGCTGAACCACTTGTACTCAACTGGGGCCCTCCCTGTCACCAGAGGCAAAGGGGAGACGTCCCTACCCTGGGGCTCCATAGGAACAGCCAATGGCCTTGGGAGCCTACTGGATCAAGAACCCCCGGCCAACAGGCGCACAGCCTTGACTCAAGGCCCCGAGAAGCAGAAACTGTCAGTAGTGAAGCAAaagtctcttccttttttattaagttcaactAGATGATGAGAAGGGGCAGAAACTGTGGTTCCAGGCTGACGGGCCACAGGGCCAGTCAAGACAGCTCCTTGCCAGAGAGTAAGCGACTGTCAAGGTCACCATCTAGGGATGTTGGCTCCCTCCTGTGGCTTTCCATCCTCCAATCACCTGGTCTCTGGCCAGGAAAGGCCCTGCCACATCAGCCCTGGCTTCCCATCCTCCTTCCCGAAGGCTGGGAAGACAGGCAGGTAGAAACGTGGAGAATGTCATAGAGAGATTCCCATCAGGTTCACGGGGCGCCCATTGTACCTCTTGGAAATGTCAGCTTCAATCTGAAAGACAGTGACAGCCCGCGGGCGGGAAGCAGAGAGGCAAAGGTGCCTCGTTCTGTAAGACGGGGGGCCCTCCCCCTCGGCAGGTCTGCCTTTCCCGTCTCACCAGCATCTGCAGCTCCCTGGTCTTCTCCAGCAGCAGATCTAGCTTGGGCTCCAGGGCCGCCTGCTCCTGAAGtgcctccttctgcttctgcacCATCAGCTctttcttcaaagccagcagctgGGCCTGCTTCAGCTTTTGCTGCAGAAACTCAGTCACGCGGTCCACATACCTGTGCAGGGCACTCAGGTTAAGTGTGTGGTGCAGCGGAGGCACCTGCGCATCCTCACTCATCTGCTGGGAAAGGGGAGGCTCAGGAAACCGAATCCCTAATTGGCCTCTCAGCCTCCACACTCTTTGCTCCCCCTTTGCGAGGCACATGGCTCCCAGTTCCCCATCCTGCTTGGGAAGCAGAGCCTGTCTGCACACCTCAACCCACCTTGTTCTGCCCCATGAGAACCCTTGATCCCAGCTGTGACAGAGCTGCTAGGGGAGGTAGAGAAGAGCTCTGAGGGGTCATGGAGAAGGGGAACACAAGGAGTCAGGGCTGCTCAAGATGGCGGCACCCCACTTCATGCTCCTGAACAGCCCAGTGTCAACAGGAAGGCCAGACCTTGGTGAGGCCAGGATCATAAACAGGTGCTGCATTCGAAGACTGGTGAGCCGGCCAATCAGATCCTGCAGCGCCGACACCATGGTGAGCATCTTCTCTTTGGTCTGGCCCTGCAGGATGGCTGGAGCCAGCTGGAACTGGCTCATGGACAAGATGTCCGCCTCCTCACTCATCTCCACGGCTCTCTGGGACAAGAAGATCTCGAGCTGAGGGCATAAGAGGATCTGGTTGAAACCAAGAAGAGAATTCGGAGGCCAAGCCCTCAGACTGCTCAGAATGTAAGAGTGAGAGGTGAGGGCTGGACCCCGGGTGATGAGAGATCATTTCCTCTGAATACTTTAACTGCTAGAAACTTACCAACTATAACGTGAGAGCCTGAGGCAGCCCCCACTGCCACTCTTCTTGTCCCCTGCTGCCatctcagccccccacccccagccctggagaCCTCTCCTTCCTATGTGTGGCTCAGATAACTAAGAACACTGAAATTCGACGGGTTCTCTCTGCCCCAGTGAAGGTATTTTCTGTGAGAGGAATGAGATTCAGGGAACAGGAACCCATGTCTGAGAAACTCTGGATTAAGAAAGGGCTAGAGGAATCTGGGAACCAGCCGCACATCTTGTCACTCTTATTCTACCAGAGAAACGTGATCCCTTTGTCCTCCTGTGCCCTGGATGCTAAGAGGGGCCTccctgggcagaaagagaagggaacagGTGAGGACTACAAACTCCATGAGGCCCCCTCACCAGCCAGCAGGCCACTGGGAAGGGAACAAGACACAGATGAACACAAATGGGAAGGGTCCTCCCAGAGGATGAAGGTACCTCCATGAGCTCATCAATGAACTGATTCCGGGTCTCAGGGTATTCAAGAAGTGTCAGGGCATCTGGGCCCCTAGCAACACCTTCCGGAGCTGCCGGGAAGAGAGACGGAGAAGTGATAAAGTTGCTGGAAACCAGAGAAAAAGACCCTCAAGTTTGAGAGGTTCTGGCGGGTTAATGTGGATGCAAACTCAATGCACTAAAGCTACTTGCTGTCTCATTCCAGGGGGCCTGGGGGGAAGGGTCACCCAGCCCAAATCAGACGCTAGGACCAACAGCCAGTCTGGGAGGACCACAGAGCCGGCTTCAGGGCCTGGAAAGGCCCTCTCTGCTCCAGCGGGGCCACGAAGTTTCATCCTGCACTGCCCTCTAGCGGCTCAGATCACTGCTACATCCTCCCGGCTGCTGGGCAGGGGGGTCACGTGAGACTTAGAACCTCCCACCAGAAAAGATGACCCATATTCGCTATCTCAAAAGTTGAGAGCTTCTAGACTTAACTTTAAGAACTCTCCGTCCCCGTACTCTCACATCATCATCACGATTTTGAGAAAACAGTTAGATGTGCGAGCCACCCTATCTCGGCAGTGCACTGTTTCTGGAGACACAGGGACCTCTGAGCACCCACTTCTGCCAGGGCTCCAGGGAGGGTGTGCTTACCCTGGGTTCCGGCTTCCAGCACCGTGATCTGCAAAGCAGCATCGTCTCCCCAGTCTATCCCATCACCCCCAGCTTCCTGGGTGGAAAGCAAAGAACCCCAGCAGGGTTGCAAGAATCTTCCCCAGCAAAAGGAGCCGGCATAAACCAAAGCCCTTGGTAAGTTCAATGCCTGCACATTTCAACTGTACGAAGGACGTGCCGCCCTGACGTTGGCAGCAAAGATGGAGGTGGGTGCCACATGTGCCGCTCCCCTCATCCCTGTTTGGAGAGTTACCACCGGTCTATCCCCCCACACCTTGCCCCCAGATACTGGGAGAAAAGGGGTCAAACCTCTGATAGGTCCCTGTGGAAGCTCTGCCTCCCCTTGGACTACACCTGGTCTGAGGGCTATGGACTTCGAGTAACGTCCTTAAAGACAGACACCACTTCTCTTAACCCCAAAGCAGAGATCACAGAAAGTACTCAGAGAGAAGAGCTTCCTAACCTTTGAGTCCGATTCCAAGGAGATGCCCCAGTCGATTCCAGCAGCCTGGGCAGAGATGACGGAGTCAACCCCTTCAGAAGCCACCTCCACTCCAAAGTCGCCCCAGTCAATCTAGAAGGGGAAAAAGGTGTTAGCTCAAAGAAAGTGGGTGAAAGAAAAGGGGCACGCCTCCCCGGAGGCCTCAGCTGCCCCTCTAGGGGGCACCAGCACACCGTTTAAATGCAATGGCCTCCTGACGCCCCAGAGGACAGCCCATCTTCAGAGTTCACGGGACTGAAGGATTCCTAGTTCAAAGCCAACCTGCTGTACCGAGCCTCTTCAAGGTTAATCTGTACTCTGGCCTCAAGAAGCCCGGAAAAATAAAGGAGGGCCTTCTGGGCCCTTCCAGCTCTAGTCTCTCTCACCCAaatccctctttcttccttctgggactccaaacTCACGCGGAGGGGGAGCGGCGTGCGGGGGCTGAGGAAGCTGCCTCTCGGCAGGCTTGTCTCACCGCGTCTTCTTCCACCTGCTCGGGCGGCTCCTCGAGATGTGGCCGCTCCACCACGGAGGGCTCTGTCCCCGTCCTCCACTCGTACACTGTGGAGTTCCCGCGCCTCTGCACGTACCGCAGCATTGGCAACACCTGCTCTTCGGGACTGCAACAGACCACCGGACTGACCCTCCCACCGCACCCGCAGGAAGCCCATGCCAGCTCCCGCCCGCGCCCTCTGGGCAGATGGCCGAGGTTTCCACAGGCTCACCCGTGGAAACTCAAACTCAAACGGGATGCGGGAAAAATACAAGCGGAGAAGACAGAACAGCCAAGGAACGCAGGTCAGCCGTCCCCTCCCTGCCGGAGAGACCCTGAAGTCCTTTACCTCTCACACACAAAGCCCACACAGGCCTGGTACACGTCGATGGCTTGGCCCAGGGCCTGAGCCCCCGCTCCGATCTCGGCCAGCTGACTCGGCAGGTCCTTCACCAGGGCCAGCAGCTCTCTGCGGACGTTGTCTCCCTAGCGGGGATGGAAGAGGGCGCCTGAgacaggggcagtgggaggcgGAGGAGCCGGGCTCCGGCGTCCCGAGGCTCACCGTGACGCCGTGCTGCCTGCACGAGTGGTAGAACTGCTCCCGCATCTCGGCCGCCCCCGCCtggccctcctcctgcttgcgACTGTATTCCTGCTGCAGCTGCTGGCACTTGGCGAGCTGCTTCTTCAGCGACGGGATCTCATAGTTGACATTCCGAACCAGGAGGCTAGAGAGTTCCACTGAAGAGGGCCCGGGAAATTCACCCCAGACGCCCAGGCCGCGAGGCAAGCATGCCCCTGGGACCTGCTTGGCCTCCCAGCCGTGGCACCTGGCACAGTCATTCAACCTCTCTGACCCAATCCTCCTCTCTAACAGTGGGGCAAGAGTATTTACCATGAGGATTAAGAGagaaaatgcacataaaacatGAGTATAATTCCTTGCAtttagtagatgctcagtaagtatGAACTCTTATTATTAGGACTTTTAGGAAATACCCCAAAGTACAATGCGCCCTGTAATTACTCTCTTGGGCACCTGATGTGGCCCGCAGATGACCCATGCCTCTTCTGCCCAGGGGAGAACAGAGATGCAGAGAATGTCAGTCATCAAGAGGTCAACGGGGGAGGACCAAAACCCACCTGCCTGGCCAGGCCTGGCCAATGCCTACTACCTGCctggtcttcctcctcctcccaacaCTCTGGGGAATTTCTTGGCCCACCTGGCCAACATCTATACCCTAGGCTCTTCCCCCACACGGACTGTGCTGCCTGGAAGCCTACTGTCTCAGAACTCAGGGAGTGGGCTGCCCCACGGACGCCGGGCCTCCCAGGCTGGGCAACTTTACCTAGGTAGGTGTTGTCCTTCTCATACAGGGCTACGATCTCCTGCCAATCCTGGGGAAGGGCAGAAACAGAAGTGAGCTGGAAGAGCGCTCAGCAGCCACATCTCAGCTCAAGCCCCAAACAGGGGACGCTCCCCCAGCCTTCACATCACACCAGACGCAGAGCCCTTGTTCTCCTTCATAATGCTGGCTGGACCACCCACTTCATTTTAAGAACGTGGTGCCAATGAGCGCTCCCCAAAGCAGCGGGCCTGAAAATGTAAACCCAGGCGTAGGGTCTATTtttgctataaactttggggatggagagaaagCTCAGTCAACGTAAGCATCTGCACTGGGCCCTCAGCGACACCAGAGGCTCTGACCCTGGAGACGGGGTG encodes:
- the CDK5RAP3 gene encoding CDK5 regulatory subunit-associated protein 3, translating into MQDHQHVPIDIQTSKLLDWLVDRRHCNLKWQSLVLTIREKINAAIRDMPESEEIAQLLSGSYIHYFHCLRIVDLLKGTEASTKNIFGWYSSQRMKDWQEIVALYEKDNTYLVELSSLLVRNVNYEIPSLKKQLAKCQQLQQEYSRKQEEGQAGAAEMREQFYHSCRQHGVTGDNVRRELLALVKDLPSQLAEIGAGAQALGQAIDVYQACVGFVCESPEEQVLPMLRYVQRRGNSTVYEWRTGTEPSVVERPHLEEPPEQVEEDAIDWGDFGVEVASEGVDSVISAQAAGIDWGISLESDSKEAGGDGIDWGDDAALQITVLEAGTQAPEGVARGPDALTLLEYPETRNQFIDELMELEIFLSQRAVEMSEEADILSMSQFQLAPAILQGQTKEKMLTMVSALQDLIGRLTSLRMQHLFMILASPRYVDRVTEFLQQKLKQAQLLALKKELMVQKQKEALQEQAALEPKLDLLLEKTRELQMLIEADISKRYNGRPVNLMGISL